A genomic region of Oncorhynchus mykiss isolate Arlee chromosome 2, USDA_OmykA_1.1, whole genome shotgun sequence contains the following coding sequences:
- the LOC110533853 gene encoding ras-related and estrogen-regulated growth inhibitor-like protein — translation MTGLNVVANVVVLGTGRVGKSALTVRFLTRRFIGEYGDIESIFSHNVIVDGRDITFNIWDSPYYQDLSRETSLYEKRVQWADGFVLVYSICDRASFNAVTKLIQSIKDNKDYLGMDKVPIVIVGNKKDLNHRRTVLSEEGRLLALTTACQFYEVTAAENYHSILMVFHGLIDRIRASKSSIKRPAGIKGIVKSMSAVFTRKRTDSL, via the exons ATGACAGGACTGAACGTAGTAGCTAATGTAGTAGTTCTTGGGACAGGCAGAGTTGGAAAATCTG CGCTGACAGTCCGCTTCTTAACTAGAAGATTCATTGGAGAATATGGGGATATTG AATCAATCTTCAGCCACAATGTTATCGTGGATGGAAGGGACATAACTTTTAACATCTGGGATTCACCGTATTATCAG GACCTGTCCAGGGAGACCTCCCTATATGAGAAGAGAGTCCAGTGGGCAGACGGTTTTGTCCTGGTCTATAGCATCTGTGACAGGGCCAGCTTCAATGCTGTCACCAAGCTGATCCAGTCCATCAAGGACAACAAGGACTACCTGGGCATGGACAAGGTGCCCATTGTGATCGTGGGCAACAAGAAGGACCTGAATCACAGACGGACAGTCCTCAGTGAGGAGGGCAGACTGCTAGCCCTCACCACAGCCTGCCAGTTCTATGAGGTTACAGCTGCTGAGAACTACCACAGTATCCTCATGGTGTTTCACGGACTAATAGACAGGATACGGGCTTCCAAGTCATCCATTAAGAGGCCAGCTGGAATCAAGGGTATAGTGAAAAGCATGTCTGCAGTTTTTACCAGGAAACGAACAGATTCGCTGTGA